The proteins below are encoded in one region of Ochotona princeps isolate mOchPri1 chromosome 24, mOchPri1.hap1, whole genome shotgun sequence:
- the TRIP6 gene encoding thyroid receptor-interacting protein 6 isoform X2 translates to MLAELDGGRGHPVRRPDRQAYEAAQPPSYRSGSLKPNGGGVAPPPLPASPYGGPTPASYATASTPAGPAFPVQVKVAQPVRGCGPPRRGASQASGPLPGPHLPLTGRGDVWGVGYRSHRGPGPGGKEDAVGVSGPAGGGRGGGHGPQVPLNQPPEEELERLTKKLVQDMSHPPSGEYFGRCGGCGEDVVGDGAGVVALDRVFHVGCFVCSTCRAQLRGQHFYAVDRRAYCESCYVATLEKCSTCSQPILDRILRAMGKAYHPGCFTCVVCHRGLDGVPFTVDATSQIHCIEDFHRKFAPRCSVCGGAIMPEPGQEETVRIVALDRSFHIGCYKCEECGLLLSSEGECQGCYPLDGHILCKACSAWRIQELSATVTTDC, encoded by the exons ATGCTGGCCGAGCTCGATGGGGGCCGGGGACACCCTGTGCGGAGGCCTGACCGACAG GCTTATGAGGCCGCTCAGCCCCCTTCCTACCGCTCTGGCTCTCTGAAACCCAATGGAGGGGGCGTCGCCCCCCCTCCGCTGCCAGCATCCCCCTATGGgggccccaccccagcctcttATGCTACAGCCAGCACCCCAGCTGGCCCAGCCTTCCCAGTGCAGGTGAAGGTGGCCCAGCCTGTGAGAGGCTGTGGCCCTCCCAGACGGGGAGCTTCGCAGGCCTCTGGGCCCCTTCCTGGCCCCCACTTGCCTCTCACAGGCCGAGGTGATGTCTGGGGAGTTGGCTACCGGAGCCACCGTGGGCCAGGGCCGGGGGGGAAAGAGGACGCTGTTGGGGTGTCTGGtcctgcaggaggaggaagaggcggcGGACATGGGCCACAG GTCCCCCTGaaccagcctcctgaggaggaacTGGAGCGACTGACCAAGAAGCTGGTGCAGGACATGAGCCACCCGCCCAGCGGCGAGTACTTTG GCCGATGTGGTGGCTGTGGAGAAGACGTGGTTGGAGATGGTGCTGGGGTTGTGGCCCTGGACCGTGTCTTCCACGTGGGGTGCTTTGTGTGCTCCACTTGCCGGGCCCAGCTCCGGGGCCAGCATTTCTATGCGGTGGACAGGAGGGCGTACTGTGAGAGCTGCTATGTG GCTACCCTGGAGAAATGTTCCACGTGCTCCCAGCCCATCCTGGACCGGATCCTGCGGGCCATGGGGAAGGCCtaccatcctggctgcttcacctgtGTGGTCTGCCACCGCGGCCTTGATGGCGTCCCCTTCACGGTGGACGCTACCAGCCAGATCCACTGCATCGAGGACTTCCACAG GAAGTTTGCACCCCGATGCTCTGTGTGTGGCGGGGCCATCATGCCTGAGCCGGGCCAGGAGGAGACCGTGAGGATCGTTGCCTTGGACCGCAGTTTTCACATCGGTTGCTATAAGTGCGAG GAGTGTGGCCTGCTGCTGTCCTCGGAGGGCGAGTGCCAGGGCTGCTACCCACTGGATGGGCATATCTTGTGCAAGGCCTGCAGCGCCTGGCGCATCCAGGAACTCTCTGCTACCGTCACCACTGACTGCTGA
- the SRRT gene encoding serrate RNA effector molecule homolog isoform X3, producing MRRDWDEHSSDPYHSGYEMPYAGGGGGPTYGPPQPWGHPDVHIMQHHVLPIQARLGSIAEIDLGVPPPVMKTFKEFLLSLDDSVDETEAVKRYNDYKLDFRRQQMQDFFLAHKDEEWFRSKYHPDEVGKRRQEARGALQNRLKVFLSLMESGWFDNLLLDIDKADAIVKMLDAAVIKMEGGTENDLRILEQEEEEEQAGKPGEANKKEEARTGPVTADGERKAADKEDKKEDGKQGEDDSSNDDKAKKPEGESDKDEKKDDLEKDAKKSSKKRNRKHSGDDSLDEGSASESESESESGQAEEEKEEAEEALKEKDKPKEEEREKAKDTTGLECRPRPLHKTCSLFMRNIAPNISRAEIVSLCKRYPGFMRVALSEPQPERRFFRRGWVTFDRSVNIKEICWNLQNIRLRECELSPGVNRDLTRRVRNINGITQHKQIVRNDIKLAAKLIHTLDDRTQLWAAEPGTTPLPASLPSQNPILKNITDYLIEEVSAEEEELLGSSGGPPPEEPPKEGNPAEINVERDEKLIKVLDKLLLYLRIVHSLDYYNTCEYPNEDEMPNRCGIIHVRGPMPPNRISHGEVLEWQKTFEEKLTPLLSVRESLSEEEAQKMGRKDPEQEVEKFVTSNTQELGKDKWLCPLSGKKFKGPEFVRKHIFNKHAEKIEEVKKEVAFFNNFLTDAKRPALPEIKPAQPPGPAQILPPGLTPGLPYPHQTPQGLMPYGQPRPPILGYGAGAVRPAVPTGGPPYPHAPYGAGRGNYDAFRGQGGYPGKPRNRMVRGDPRAIVEYRDLDAPDDVDFF from the exons ATGAGGCGAGACTG GGATGAGCACAGCTCTGACCCATACCACAGTGGTTATGAGATGCCCTATGCTGGGGGGGGTGGGGGCCCAACTTATGGCCCCCCTCAGCCCTGGGGCCACCCAGACGTCCACATCATGCAACACCACGTGCTGCCTATCCAGGCCAG GCTGGGCAGCATTGCGGAGATCGACCTGGGTGTGCCACCGCCCGTGATGAAAACTTTCAAAGAGTTTCTGCTGTCGCTGGATGACTCTGTGGATGAGACTGAGGCTGTGAAGCGCTATAATGACTACAAGTTGGACTTCCGGCGGCAGCAGATGCAGGACTTCTTCCTGGCCCACAAGGACGAGGAGTG gtttCGCTCAAAGTACCATCCCGATGAGGTGGGGAAGCGTCGGCAAGAGGCCCGGGGGGCCCTGCAGAACAGGCTGAAGGTATTCTTGTCCCTCATGGAGAGCGGCTGGTTTGATAACCTTCTCCTAGACATAGACAAAGCCGATGCCATTGTCAAGATGCTGGACGCAG CTGTGATTAAGATGGAAGGCGGCACAGAGAATGACCTGCGCATCctggagcaggaagaggaggaggaacaggcgGGGAAGCCGGGGGAGGCCAACAAGAAAGAAGAGGCCCGGACGGGGCCTGTCACTGCGGATGGTGAGCGCAAGGCCGCAGATAAGGAGGACAAGAAAGAGGATGGCAAACAG GGAGAAGATGACAGCTCCAATGATGACAAAGCGAAGAAGCCTGAGGGTGAAAGTGACAAGGATGAGAAGAAAGATGACCTAGAGAAGGATGCCAAAAAG AGCAGTAAGAAGCGGAACCGCAAGCACAGTGGGGACGACAGCCTGGATGAGGGCAGCGCGTCCGAGTCCGAGTCCGAGTCCGAGAGTGGCCAGgcggaagaggagaaggaagaagctg AAGAAGCCCTGAAGGAAAAGGACAAGcccaaggaggaggagagggaaaaggCCAAGGACACCACAGGGCTAGAGTGCAGGCCCCGGCCCCTGCACAAGACCTGCTCGCTCTTCATGCGCAACATTGCGCCCAACATCTCCCGGGCTGAGATCGTCTCT CTGTGTAAGAGATATCCTGGCTTTATGCGTGTGGCCCTGTCGGAGCCCCAGCCGGAGAGGAG GTTTTTCCGCCGTGGCTGGGTGACCTTTGACCGCAGTGTGAACATCAAGGAGATCTGCTGGAACCTGCAGAACATCCGG CTCCGGGAGTGTGAGCTGAGCCCTGGTGTGAACAGAGACCTTACCCGGCGTGTCCGCAACATCAACGGCATCACCCAGCACAAGCAGATCGTGCGCAATGACATCAAGCTGGCTGCCAAGCTGATCCACACGCTGGATGACCGGACCCAGCTCTGGGCCGCAGAGCCTGGGACAACTCCTTTGCCAGCA AGCCTGCCCTCCCAGAACCCCATCTTGAAGAATATCACGGACTACCTGATTGAGGAAGTGAGCgcagaggaagaggagctgctggggagCAGTGGGGGGCCCCCTCCTGAGGAGCCTCCTAAGGAGGGGAACCCTGCCGAGATCAATGTGGAGCGAGATGAGAAGTTGATCAAG GTTTTGGACAAACTCCTCCTCTATTTGCGCATCGTGCACTCCCTGGATTATTATAACACCTGTGAGTACCCCAATGAGGATGAGATGCCCAATCGCTGTGGCATCATCCACGTGCGTGGTCCCATGCCGCCCAACCGCATCAGCCATGGAGAAG TGCTTGAATGGCAGAAGACATTTGAGGAGAAGCTGACACCACTGCTGAGTGTACGCGAGTCTCTCTCAGAGGAGGAGGCCCAGAAGATGGGTCGTAAGGAccctgaacaggaagtggagaagTTTGTCACCTCCAACACGCAGGAACTGGGCAAGGATAAGTGGCTATGCCCTCTGAGTGGCAAGAAATTCAAG GGCCCCGAGTTTGTGCGTAAACACATCTTCAACAAGCATGCAGAAAAAATTGAGGAAGTGAAGAAGGAAGTGGCATTCTTCAACAATTTCCTCACTGATGCCAAGCGCCCCGCTCTTCCCGAAATCAAGCCTGCCcagccacctggcccagcccaga TACTCCCCCCAGGCCTGACTCCAGGACTGCCCTACCCACACCAGACTCCACAGGGCCTGATGCCATACGGGCAGCCCCGGCCCCCCATCCTGGGCTACGGAG CTGGTGCTGTCCGCCCTGCCGTTCCCACAGGGGGCCCTCCATACCCCCACGCTCCTTACGGTGCTGGCCGAGGGAACTATGATGCCTTCCGAGGCCAGGGAGGTTATCCTGGAAAACCTCGCAACAG GATGGTGCGTGGAGACCCCCGGGCCATCGTGGAGTACCGGGACCTGGATGCCCCTGATGACGTGGACTTCTTCTGA
- the UFSP1 gene encoding inactive Ufm1-specific protease 1: MRAQTLRPRLPRGSPVLCMSRVELPPPRQKALFGDPQRVDGPGGSSERIPNRWEPRPSRQVPAAAGALEPLRDVHLGLAPPCGDRASLAILSGHYIYYHYGCDGLDDRGWGCGYRTLQTLCSWPEGQATRVPGLLAVQAALEDMGDKPRGFRGSRDWIGCVEVSLCLEHFGGPRARLCHVPRGAGLSGQLEMLHSHFTGGGGPVMVGGDADAQAKALLGVCLGPGSAAHVLVLDPHCWGAPKNPSELQNAGWVSWREVGTAFDPSSFYNLCLTSRRASD, translated from the exons atgCGCGCCCAGACCCTGCGCCCCCGCCTCCCCCGGGGCTCCCCCGTCCTCTGCATGTCTCGGGTCGAGCTCCCTCCCCCGCG CCAGAAGGCCCTTTTCGGGGACCCGCAGCGCGTGGACGGTCCTGGCGGGTCCAGCGAGCGTATCCCGAACAGGTGGGAGCCCCGACCCTCCCGCCAAGTTCCTGCCGCCGCCGGCGCCCTGGAGCCGCTGCGGGACGTCCACCTGGGCCTGGCCCCGCCGTGCGGCGACCGCGCCAGCCTGGCCATCCTCTCGGGCCACTACATCTACTATCACTACGGCTGCGACGGGCTGGACGACCGGGGCTGGGGTTGCGGCTACCGCACGCTGCAGACGCTGTGCTCGTGGCCGGAGGGCCAGGCCACGCGCGTGCCCGGACTGCTGGCCGTGCAGGCGGCCCTGGAGGACATGGGCGATAAGCCGCGCGGGTTCCGGGGCTCGCGGGACTGGATCGGCTGCGTGGAGGTCAGCCTCTGCCTGGAACACTTTGGCGGGCCGCGCGCGCGCCTCTGCCACGTGCCCCGCGGAGCCGGCCTCTCCGGGCAGCTGGAGATGCTGCACTCGCACTTCACGGGCGGAGGGGGGCCTGTCATGGTCGGGGGTGACGCCGACGCCCAGGCCAAGGCCCTGCTGGGTGTCTGCCTGGGGCCCGGCTCTGCTGCCCACGTCCTCGTATTggaccctcactgctggggcGCCCCGAAAAACCCCAGCGAACTCCAGAATGCCGGGTGGGTGAGCTGGCGGGAAGTGGGCACGGCCTTTGACCCAAGCTCCTTCTACAACTTGTGCCTCACTAGCCGTCGTGCCTCGGACTGA
- the SRRT gene encoding serrate RNA effector molecule homolog isoform X1, with product MGDSDDEYDRRRRDKFRRERSDYDRSRERDERRRGDDWNDREWDRGRERRSRGEYRDYDRNRRERFSPPRHELSPPQKRMRRDWDEHSSDPYHSGYEMPYAGGGGGPTYGPPQPWGHPDVHIMQHHVLPIQARLGSIAEIDLGVPPPVMKTFKEFLLSLDDSVDETEAVKRYNDYKLDFRRQQMQDFFLAHKDEEWFRSKYHPDEVGKRRQEARGALQNRLKVFLSLMESGWFDNLLLDIDKADAIVKMLDAAVIKMEGGTENDLRILEQEEEEEQAGKPGEANKKEEARTGPVTADGERKAADKEDKKEDGKQGEDDSSNDDKAKKPEGESDKDEKKDDLEKDAKKSSKKRNRKHSGDDSLDEGSASESESESESGQAEEEKEEAEEALKEKDKPKEEEREKAKDTTGLECRPRPLHKTCSLFMRNIAPNISRAEIVSLCKRYPGFMRVALSEPQPERRFFRRGWVTFDRSVNIKEICWNLQNIRLRECELSPGVNRDLTRRVRNINGITQHKQIVRNDIKLAAKLIHTLDDRTQLWAAEPGTTPLPASLPSQNPILKNITDYLIEEVSAEEEELLGSSGGPPPEEPPKEGNPAEINVERDEKLIKVLDKLLLYLRIVHSLDYYNTCEYPNEDEMPNRCGIIHVRGPMPPNRISHGEVLEWQKTFEEKLTPLLSVRESLSEEEAQKMGRKDPEQEVEKFVTSNTQELGKDKWLCPLSGKKFKGPEFVRKHIFNKHAEKIEEVKKEVAFFNNFLTDAKRPALPEIKPAQPPGPAQILPPGLTPGLPYPHQTPQGLMPYGQPRPPILGYGAGAVRPAVPTGGPPYPHAPYGAGRGNYDAFRGQGGYPGKPRNRMVRGDPRAIVEYRDLDAPDDVDFF from the exons ATGGGTGACAGTGATGACGAGTATGACCGCAGGCGCAGAGACAAGTTCAGAAGGGAGCGGAGCGACTACGACCGTTCACGGGAGAGAGATGAGAGGCGGCGCGGCGACGACTGGAATGACAG AGAGTGGGACCGGGGCCGGGAGCGCCGCAGTCGGGGCGAGTATCGGGACTATGACCGGAACCGGCGAGAGCGCTTCTCTCCTCCCCGCCATGAGCTCAGCCCCCCACAGAAGCGCATGAGGCGAGACTG GGATGAGCACAGCTCTGACCCATACCACAGTGGTTATGAGATGCCCTATGCTGGGGGGGGTGGGGGCCCAACTTATGGCCCCCCTCAGCCCTGGGGCCACCCAGACGTCCACATCATGCAACACCACGTGCTGCCTATCCAGGCCAG GCTGGGCAGCATTGCGGAGATCGACCTGGGTGTGCCACCGCCCGTGATGAAAACTTTCAAAGAGTTTCTGCTGTCGCTGGATGACTCTGTGGATGAGACTGAGGCTGTGAAGCGCTATAATGACTACAAGTTGGACTTCCGGCGGCAGCAGATGCAGGACTTCTTCCTGGCCCACAAGGACGAGGAGTG gtttCGCTCAAAGTACCATCCCGATGAGGTGGGGAAGCGTCGGCAAGAGGCCCGGGGGGCCCTGCAGAACAGGCTGAAGGTATTCTTGTCCCTCATGGAGAGCGGCTGGTTTGATAACCTTCTCCTAGACATAGACAAAGCCGATGCCATTGTCAAGATGCTGGACGCAG CTGTGATTAAGATGGAAGGCGGCACAGAGAATGACCTGCGCATCctggagcaggaagaggaggaggaacaggcgGGGAAGCCGGGGGAGGCCAACAAGAAAGAAGAGGCCCGGACGGGGCCTGTCACTGCGGATGGTGAGCGCAAGGCCGCAGATAAGGAGGACAAGAAAGAGGATGGCAAACAG GGAGAAGATGACAGCTCCAATGATGACAAAGCGAAGAAGCCTGAGGGTGAAAGTGACAAGGATGAGAAGAAAGATGACCTAGAGAAGGATGCCAAAAAG AGCAGTAAGAAGCGGAACCGCAAGCACAGTGGGGACGACAGCCTGGATGAGGGCAGCGCGTCCGAGTCCGAGTCCGAGTCCGAGAGTGGCCAGgcggaagaggagaaggaagaagctg AAGAAGCCCTGAAGGAAAAGGACAAGcccaaggaggaggagagggaaaaggCCAAGGACACCACAGGGCTAGAGTGCAGGCCCCGGCCCCTGCACAAGACCTGCTCGCTCTTCATGCGCAACATTGCGCCCAACATCTCCCGGGCTGAGATCGTCTCT CTGTGTAAGAGATATCCTGGCTTTATGCGTGTGGCCCTGTCGGAGCCCCAGCCGGAGAGGAG GTTTTTCCGCCGTGGCTGGGTGACCTTTGACCGCAGTGTGAACATCAAGGAGATCTGCTGGAACCTGCAGAACATCCGG CTCCGGGAGTGTGAGCTGAGCCCTGGTGTGAACAGAGACCTTACCCGGCGTGTCCGCAACATCAACGGCATCACCCAGCACAAGCAGATCGTGCGCAATGACATCAAGCTGGCTGCCAAGCTGATCCACACGCTGGATGACCGGACCCAGCTCTGGGCCGCAGAGCCTGGGACAACTCCTTTGCCAGCA AGCCTGCCCTCCCAGAACCCCATCTTGAAGAATATCACGGACTACCTGATTGAGGAAGTGAGCgcagaggaagaggagctgctggggagCAGTGGGGGGCCCCCTCCTGAGGAGCCTCCTAAGGAGGGGAACCCTGCCGAGATCAATGTGGAGCGAGATGAGAAGTTGATCAAG GTTTTGGACAAACTCCTCCTCTATTTGCGCATCGTGCACTCCCTGGATTATTATAACACCTGTGAGTACCCCAATGAGGATGAGATGCCCAATCGCTGTGGCATCATCCACGTGCGTGGTCCCATGCCGCCCAACCGCATCAGCCATGGAGAAG TGCTTGAATGGCAGAAGACATTTGAGGAGAAGCTGACACCACTGCTGAGTGTACGCGAGTCTCTCTCAGAGGAGGAGGCCCAGAAGATGGGTCGTAAGGAccctgaacaggaagtggagaagTTTGTCACCTCCAACACGCAGGAACTGGGCAAGGATAAGTGGCTATGCCCTCTGAGTGGCAAGAAATTCAAG GGCCCCGAGTTTGTGCGTAAACACATCTTCAACAAGCATGCAGAAAAAATTGAGGAAGTGAAGAAGGAAGTGGCATTCTTCAACAATTTCCTCACTGATGCCAAGCGCCCCGCTCTTCCCGAAATCAAGCCTGCCcagccacctggcccagcccaga TACTCCCCCCAGGCCTGACTCCAGGACTGCCCTACCCACACCAGACTCCACAGGGCCTGATGCCATACGGGCAGCCCCGGCCCCCCATCCTGGGCTACGGAG CTGGTGCTGTCCGCCCTGCCGTTCCCACAGGGGGCCCTCCATACCCCCACGCTCCTTACGGTGCTGGCCGAGGGAACTATGATGCCTTCCGAGGCCAGGGAGGTTATCCTGGAAAACCTCGCAACAG GATGGTGCGTGGAGACCCCCGGGCCATCGTGGAGTACCGGGACCTGGATGCCCCTGATGACGTGGACTTCTTCTGA
- the SRRT gene encoding serrate RNA effector molecule homolog isoform X2 produces the protein MGDSDDEYDRRRRDKFRRERSDYDRSRERDERRRGDDWNDREWDRGRERRSRGEYRDYDRNRRERFSPPRHELSPPQKRMRRDWDEHSSDPYHSGYEMPYAGGGGGPTYGPPQPWGHPDVHIMQHHVLPIQARLGSIAEIDLGVPPPVMKTFKEFLLSLDDSVDETEAVKRYNDYKLDFRRQQMQDFFLAHKDEEWFRSKYHPDEVGKRRQEARGALQNRLKVFLSLMESGWFDNLLLDIDKADAIVKMLDAAVIKMEGGTENDLRILEQEEEEEQAGKPGEANKKEEARTGPVTADGERKAADKEDKKEDGKQGEDDSSNDDKAKKPEGESDKDEKKDDLEKDAKKSSKKRNRKHSGDDSLDEGSASESESESESGQAEEEKEEAEEALKEKDKPKEEEREKAKDTTGLECRPRPLHKTCSLFMRNIAPNISRAEIVSLCKRYPGFMRVALSEPQPERRFFRRGWVTFDRSVNIKEICWNLQNIRLRECELSPGVNRDLTRRVRNINGITQHKQIVRNDIKLAAKLIHTLDDRTQLWAAEPGTTPLPASLPSQNPILKNITDYLIEEVSAEEEELLGSSGGPPPEEPPKEGNPAEINVERDEKLIKVLDKLLLYLRIVHSLDYYNTCEYPNEDEMPNRCGIIHVRGPMPPNRISHGEVLEWQKTFEEKLTPLLSVRESLSEEEAQKMGRKDPEQEVEKFVTSNTQELGKDKWLCPLSGKKFKGPEFVRKHIFNKHAEKIEEVKKEVAFFNNFLTDAKRPALPEIKPAQPPGPAQSLTPGLPYPHQTPQGLMPYGQPRPPILGYGAGAVRPAVPTGGPPYPHAPYGAGRGNYDAFRGQGGYPGKPRNRMVRGDPRAIVEYRDLDAPDDVDFF, from the exons ATGGGTGACAGTGATGACGAGTATGACCGCAGGCGCAGAGACAAGTTCAGAAGGGAGCGGAGCGACTACGACCGTTCACGGGAGAGAGATGAGAGGCGGCGCGGCGACGACTGGAATGACAG AGAGTGGGACCGGGGCCGGGAGCGCCGCAGTCGGGGCGAGTATCGGGACTATGACCGGAACCGGCGAGAGCGCTTCTCTCCTCCCCGCCATGAGCTCAGCCCCCCACAGAAGCGCATGAGGCGAGACTG GGATGAGCACAGCTCTGACCCATACCACAGTGGTTATGAGATGCCCTATGCTGGGGGGGGTGGGGGCCCAACTTATGGCCCCCCTCAGCCCTGGGGCCACCCAGACGTCCACATCATGCAACACCACGTGCTGCCTATCCAGGCCAG GCTGGGCAGCATTGCGGAGATCGACCTGGGTGTGCCACCGCCCGTGATGAAAACTTTCAAAGAGTTTCTGCTGTCGCTGGATGACTCTGTGGATGAGACTGAGGCTGTGAAGCGCTATAATGACTACAAGTTGGACTTCCGGCGGCAGCAGATGCAGGACTTCTTCCTGGCCCACAAGGACGAGGAGTG gtttCGCTCAAAGTACCATCCCGATGAGGTGGGGAAGCGTCGGCAAGAGGCCCGGGGGGCCCTGCAGAACAGGCTGAAGGTATTCTTGTCCCTCATGGAGAGCGGCTGGTTTGATAACCTTCTCCTAGACATAGACAAAGCCGATGCCATTGTCAAGATGCTGGACGCAG CTGTGATTAAGATGGAAGGCGGCACAGAGAATGACCTGCGCATCctggagcaggaagaggaggaggaacaggcgGGGAAGCCGGGGGAGGCCAACAAGAAAGAAGAGGCCCGGACGGGGCCTGTCACTGCGGATGGTGAGCGCAAGGCCGCAGATAAGGAGGACAAGAAAGAGGATGGCAAACAG GGAGAAGATGACAGCTCCAATGATGACAAAGCGAAGAAGCCTGAGGGTGAAAGTGACAAGGATGAGAAGAAAGATGACCTAGAGAAGGATGCCAAAAAG AGCAGTAAGAAGCGGAACCGCAAGCACAGTGGGGACGACAGCCTGGATGAGGGCAGCGCGTCCGAGTCCGAGTCCGAGTCCGAGAGTGGCCAGgcggaagaggagaaggaagaagctg AAGAAGCCCTGAAGGAAAAGGACAAGcccaaggaggaggagagggaaaaggCCAAGGACACCACAGGGCTAGAGTGCAGGCCCCGGCCCCTGCACAAGACCTGCTCGCTCTTCATGCGCAACATTGCGCCCAACATCTCCCGGGCTGAGATCGTCTCT CTGTGTAAGAGATATCCTGGCTTTATGCGTGTGGCCCTGTCGGAGCCCCAGCCGGAGAGGAG GTTTTTCCGCCGTGGCTGGGTGACCTTTGACCGCAGTGTGAACATCAAGGAGATCTGCTGGAACCTGCAGAACATCCGG CTCCGGGAGTGTGAGCTGAGCCCTGGTGTGAACAGAGACCTTACCCGGCGTGTCCGCAACATCAACGGCATCACCCAGCACAAGCAGATCGTGCGCAATGACATCAAGCTGGCTGCCAAGCTGATCCACACGCTGGATGACCGGACCCAGCTCTGGGCCGCAGAGCCTGGGACAACTCCTTTGCCAGCA AGCCTGCCCTCCCAGAACCCCATCTTGAAGAATATCACGGACTACCTGATTGAGGAAGTGAGCgcagaggaagaggagctgctggggagCAGTGGGGGGCCCCCTCCTGAGGAGCCTCCTAAGGAGGGGAACCCTGCCGAGATCAATGTGGAGCGAGATGAGAAGTTGATCAAG GTTTTGGACAAACTCCTCCTCTATTTGCGCATCGTGCACTCCCTGGATTATTATAACACCTGTGAGTACCCCAATGAGGATGAGATGCCCAATCGCTGTGGCATCATCCACGTGCGTGGTCCCATGCCGCCCAACCGCATCAGCCATGGAGAAG TGCTTGAATGGCAGAAGACATTTGAGGAGAAGCTGACACCACTGCTGAGTGTACGCGAGTCTCTCTCAGAGGAGGAGGCCCAGAAGATGGGTCGTAAGGAccctgaacaggaagtggagaagTTTGTCACCTCCAACACGCAGGAACTGGGCAAGGATAAGTGGCTATGCCCTCTGAGTGGCAAGAAATTCAAG GGCCCCGAGTTTGTGCGTAAACACATCTTCAACAAGCATGCAGAAAAAATTGAGGAAGTGAAGAAGGAAGTGGCATTCTTCAACAATTTCCTCACTGATGCCAAGCGCCCCGCTCTTCCCGAAATCAAGCCTGCCcagccacctggcccagcccaga GCCTGACTCCAGGACTGCCCTACCCACACCAGACTCCACAGGGCCTGATGCCATACGGGCAGCCCCGGCCCCCCATCCTGGGCTACGGAG CTGGTGCTGTCCGCCCTGCCGTTCCCACAGGGGGCCCTCCATACCCCCACGCTCCTTACGGTGCTGGCCGAGGGAACTATGATGCCTTCCGAGGCCAGGGAGGTTATCCTGGAAAACCTCGCAACAG GATGGTGCGTGGAGACCCCCGGGCCATCGTGGAGTACCGGGACCTGGATGCCCCTGATGACGTGGACTTCTTCTGA